From the Rhodospirillales bacterium RIFCSPLOWO2_02_FULL_58_16 genome, the window ATGGTTGCATTTACGCCAATTTCACCGAGTGCACGCCTTATCCGGTTATGAGTATCTTCCGGGCTTGTTGGCCCATCTACAGACCATTCGAAGAAAAGTTCCTGAAAGAGGTAATCATGGAAATCATTCCCTTCACGCCAAGACGCTTTTATCTCCCCCATCCCACGTTGGATATGACGCTGTAAAAGCTCAATAAATCTTGGCCTGTTGGAGAAAAGGTCCTCTTGATGATAGTTCGAGAGAAGCAACTTAAACGCATCCGTATAGTCTACGGCATCAGGATTTGCTGTATTTTCTCCAGTAAGCTGCTCCATATGAATTTCAAACCCGCGCTCTTTCGTTACCGGTTTAGACAATTCCTTATCGGGAAAACGCGGCAGTTGGAGGGAACGAGCTAAAGCTATTCGCGCGACAATCCAATGTGGAGCCATTGGGACGCCTAAACCTTTATCCTGAAGTGTGCGAATAAATTGCTCGTCAACAGAGGGAATATAGATTTTAGCCATTGATCACGGCCTCCCAACTAATGCTTTGATAATCCGTGCCGCTAATTTGAACCGGAGATGTGGTTTGTCCATCCGGATTATCAAGCCTGTAAACTCGATCAACTTGAGAAATTATTAATTCGAACTTGCGTTTATCAATCTCGGAATCCGTTGCCAAAATAAGCACTTGCTCAGCAGCGTTTGGATAATAATTTAACAATAGGTTTTCTTGGTTCTCACGATCAATCCGGGCTAATGGCGTATCGACAATGATAGGCAGAGATTTCCCTGATACATCCTTTAAAGCCCATAGCATTGCCGTAACAGCAAGCTGGCGCATTCCATGGGAAATAGTTGAGTGTCCAATTTGATTTCCGGAACGATCAAAAAACGTCAGATAAAAATCATTGTCTACTTTGATCTCATCAATTAATCGGTGGCCTGACATAAGACATTTGAAATGAGTATTGATTGTTTCTTCGATTTTTTTACGTTTCGCTTCACGCCTTTGGCGGCGATATTCCTCAAATGATTTCTTCAATCCAATTGCAATGCTCAGCCGTTTACCTGCTTTCCCTGCGTCACAAACTTGGCGTTCAAGCTCCTTGATATGTTTCTCAATATCCTGAATTTCATCAGTCTTCAGTTGACGATGTTCGTTCTTGCCGGATATTTCCGCTTCCAATTTCCCAATTTGCTGATGAACGTCCGCAGATTCTGTCTCTAGCTGCTTATACTGTCCAGCAGCTTCCGATGAGCCATACTGAGATTCCCTCCGCTCTGCTCTCTTGTCCTCTAGCTGCATCTTTTTACGGCTAATTTCCTTTAGTTGACGTGCTCGTTCTTCCCTAATTGCTTTAATGCTGTTGTTAATCCCCAAAAACTGATCAAGGAGGCTGCGGGATCGAATCAAATCTAGGCCTTCAATGATGCTGTCAGTATCCTCATCATGTAACCCAAACGTATCCAGAATACTCTTGAGCTTGTTTTGGAAAAAACGCTTTTGATCATCTGACAGGTTTGTACGTGGCTGTGGAGGTTCGTCAAAAAGACGGCTTGGAAGCACCTCATATAAAGTTGTAAGGGTTGATTCAGCAGCTTTGCTTTTTTGATCAACTAAGGAACGTAGGGGATCCAAACAAGCCCGAACAAGGCCGGGGTTTGCCAGCAGAGGTGCATCTGCCGCAAGCGCATATGCCAAACGGTCTTGTTCTCGCTGGAGTTCAGATTCCAGCTCCGAAATTTGCCGGTCCAAGCTTGCTGTATCAAAAAGGCTACCACTTTTCCGTAGTGAGTCCATTTTGTGATAAATAGATTCGGCTGTCTCCTTCAATTCATCCCTTTGCGATATAAGGCTGGTGGCCTTTTTGTTTATGGCCTCTATAAGTTTTTCATGGGTCTCAAGATCTCCCTCTTTAGCGGCAATCTTCGCCTGAACTTCTTCAGGCAATTCCTCTCTGCGCCATGCTTTAATCAGACCATCAAGTTCTCCCTCAACGCCATTGATAAAACTAAGGCTAAGCAGTCTCTCCATTGCATCAGCCCGATGGATATCGGATGCCTCCGCAAGGTGCCTTATCTCTTCTCCATCAAAGAAAAAAAATGGCACAAGTTCTCTCGGCAAAATTTCATCTAGACGTGTTTCTGCTGCCTCACCTGCGAAAGTTCGTCCATCAACTTCTACCTCAAGAGTTTCATTCTCAAGGCCGAAACTGTCTCCTTCCAGGTTCCAACTGCGTTGAGCAATAAACTCAACTTTTTCCGGCGGACCAATTTCTATGCGAACAGAACAAGTCGTTTCGTCCTCTCTGCGCGCTTGACTGTTCATAATACCTGACCACCGGGAATCTTCATCGCCAAGCACATACGTGCCCCGCGTCATTCCTCCACGTAACCCTTTATCATC encodes:
- a CDS encoding DNA sulfur modification protein DndD codes for the protein MIFHRIVLNNILSYKGEKTFDLVQSKPDKRRLVLVLGRNGFGKTSLLNAIKLLFLGSDDKGLRGGMTRGTYVLGDEDSRWSGIMNSQARREDETTCSVRIEIGPPEKVEFIAQRSWNLEGDSFGLENETLEVEVDGRTFAGEAAETRLDEILPRELVPFFFFDGEEIRHLAEASDIHRADAMERLLSLSFINGVEGELDGLIKAWRREELPEEVQAKIAAKEGDLETHEKLIEAINKKATSLISQRDELKETAESIYHKMDSLRKSGSLFDTASLDRQISELESELQREQDRLAYALAADAPLLANPGLVRACLDPLRSLVDQKSKAAESTLTTLYEVLPSRLFDEPPQPRTNLSDDQKRFFQNKLKSILDTFGLHDEDTDSIIEGLDLIRSRSLLDQFLGINNSIKAIREERARQLKEISRKKMQLEDKRAERRESQYGSSEAAGQYKQLETESADVHQQIGKLEAEISGKNEHRQLKTDEIQDIEKHIKELERQVCDAGKAGKRLSIAIGLKKSFEEYRRQRREAKRKKIEETINTHFKCLMSGHRLIDEIKVDNDFYLTFFDRSGNQIGHSTISHGMRQLAVTAMLWALKDVSGKSLPIIVDTPLARIDRENQENLLLNYYPNAAEQVLILATDSEIDKRKFELIISQVDRVYRLDNPDGQTTSPVQISGTDYQSISWEAVING